The following proteins are encoded in a genomic region of Sorangiineae bacterium MSr12523:
- a CDS encoding zinc-ribbon domain-containing protein: protein MKISCQSCQAKYTIADEKVLGKIVKIRCKKCGATIVINGNEPEATASSGGAASGGTVSDPGYSADQDQWTVNVADGDQRTMTVQEIVDEYKSGTIHDETFCWKDGMNDWLPLREIDSLYAACSVGSSPAVGEYSPLSLRNSGPDADPIPAPAAAAPAAASPLGLGGGFGGGDSLFGGASSPRANGNGSSGGLFDSNPLAAASSTASPLAAAGTSAAARRTGGRGNQADLFGGVSQAGGEEDVMTSAAPVSNDGSKLTGQRNENSVLFSLGALTQTSGPADKPRGSSTSSPSSSSSSVSDGSGLIDIRALASSTSSTESEGGAKGGRHVDDIMNLGGGGAFSAALAAPVLAPPPQDFGDLSSPVSMGGGQNRTLLIAIIVGTLLVCTAVIVAVIVTRPSVKEEAKPSEPTATVSASAVPAPAPTPTVAAADPASSPTASGAKEITPGAGTKGTGGGSRVKGSAGGGGGSTASTGGGEEGTAAPAPVAKKEGPADLAGAMQKAVGGHAEESAPSQAAASTAPFNRAEAAASLGNVNISSCKKSDGPTGSGHVKVTFQPSGTVSVVDVDQPPFTGTAVGGCIASKFRSAHVPPFGGAPVTVGKTFSLN, encoded by the coding sequence GTGAAGATTTCGTGCCAGTCGTGTCAGGCCAAGTACACCATCGCGGACGAAAAGGTCCTCGGGAAGATCGTCAAGATCCGCTGCAAAAAGTGCGGCGCGACCATCGTCATTAACGGCAACGAGCCGGAGGCCACCGCGTCGAGCGGAGGAGCTGCTTCCGGTGGAACCGTGAGCGATCCAGGGTACTCGGCTGACCAAGATCAGTGGACCGTAAACGTCGCCGACGGCGATCAGCGCACGATGACCGTGCAAGAGATCGTCGATGAGTACAAATCCGGCACGATCCACGACGAGACGTTCTGCTGGAAAGACGGCATGAACGATTGGCTTCCGCTGCGTGAGATCGATTCGCTCTACGCGGCGTGCTCCGTCGGATCGTCGCCCGCAGTGGGCGAGTACTCACCGCTCAGCCTTCGGAACAGCGGCCCCGACGCCGACCCGATCCCCGCGCCTGCTGCGGCCGCACCTGCGGCTGCGTCACCGCTCGGCTTGGGAGGAGGTTTCGGCGGGGGCGATTCGCTCTTCGGCGGCGCCAGCAGCCCCCGGGCGAATGGCAACGGCAGCAGCGGAGGGCTGTTCGATTCGAATCCGCTGGCGGCGGCAAGCAGCACCGCATCCCCGCTTGCAGCCGCAGGCACCAGCGCCGCCGCAAGGCGAACGGGCGGGCGCGGGAATCAGGCGGACCTGTTCGGCGGCGTCTCGCAAGCCGGTGGCGAAGAGGACGTGATGACGAGCGCCGCGCCGGTTTCGAACGACGGCAGCAAGCTCACGGGCCAGCGCAACGAGAACAGCGTGCTCTTTTCCTTGGGCGCGCTCACGCAGACGTCGGGTCCGGCGGACAAGCCCAGGGGGTCGTCCACTTCGTCGCCGTCGTCCTCGTCGTCGTCGGTCTCCGACGGCTCGGGGCTCATCGACATCCGCGCGCTCGCGTCGTCGACCAGCTCCACCGAGAGCGAGGGCGGAGCGAAGGGCGGACGCCACGTCGACGACATCATGAACCTCGGCGGTGGCGGTGCCTTCAGCGCCGCGCTCGCGGCACCCGTGCTTGCACCGCCTCCGCAGGATTTCGGCGATCTGTCGTCGCCGGTCTCCATGGGCGGCGGGCAGAATCGCACGCTGCTCATCGCCATCATCGTGGGCACGTTGCTGGTCTGCACCGCGGTCATCGTCGCGGTCATCGTGACGCGTCCGTCGGTGAAGGAAGAGGCCAAGCCGTCCGAGCCCACCGCCACGGTGAGCGCATCGGCCGTGCCCGCGCCGGCGCCGACGCCCACGGTGGCAGCGGCCGATCCGGCGTCCTCGCCCACCGCCTCGGGCGCGAAAGAGATCACGCCGGGAGCCGGAACGAAGGGCACCGGTGGCGGCTCGCGCGTGAAGGGTTCGGCGGGTGGTGGCGGCGGAAGTACCGCCAGCACGGGCGGTGGCGAAGAGGGTACGGCGGCTCCGGCCCCCGTCGCGAAGAAGGAAGGGCCGGCGGATCTCGCTGGCGCCATGCAGAAGGCCGTCGGCGGTCACGCGGAGGAGTCCGCGCCCTCGCAGGCTGCTGCCAGCACCGCGCCGTTCAACCGCGCAGAGGCCGCCGCTTCGCTCGGCAACGTGAACATCTCGAGCTGCAAGAAGTCCGACGGGCCCACGGGTAGCGGTCACGTCAAGGTGACGTTCCAACCGAGCGGCACCGTGAGTGTCGTCGACGTCGATCAACCGCCCTTCACCGGCACCGCGGTGGGTGGCTGCATCGCCTCGAAGTTCCGCAGCGCCCACGTCCCGCCGTTCGGCGGCGCCCCCGTCACGGTGGGCAAGACGTTCTCGCTGAACTGA